Proteins from a genomic interval of Caldicellulosiruptor diazotrophicus:
- the modA gene encoding molybdate ABC transporter substrate-binding protein, translating to MIKKLFIFKMRCVYFFIIASFLLSTVSNVSFSKDKNTKESLIVFVPHTLESIVKDISKQFEKQKSCKVVLNVAGTHVLVTQLKNGARCDVFFSADRRYIDSLKKAKYIDKYEIFAKTKLCVISSSPSIKKFEDISKKGARLCIADPVSPIGMYTKMLIDKIKNDNKSLYSGIIANIISQEFELTDVIQKVKVDEADAGIVYFPDAKLTKLKIIDIPEKYNVATIHYVAAVEKAKNPKFAKDFISFIKSKTIAKLLREKGYE from the coding sequence ATGATTAAGAAACTTTTTATTTTTAAGATGCGATGTGTCTATTTTTTTATAATAGCATCTTTTCTCCTATCAACAGTTTCTAATGTATCTTTTAGTAAAGATAAAAACACAAAAGAAAGTTTGATTGTTTTTGTACCTCATACGTTGGAAAGCATTGTAAAAGACATTTCTAAGCAATTCGAAAAACAAAAATCATGTAAAGTTGTTCTAAATGTGGCGGGGACTCATGTGCTTGTTACACAGCTGAAAAATGGAGCAAGGTGTGATGTATTTTTTTCTGCAGACAGAAGGTATATTGATAGTCTAAAAAAGGCCAAATATATAGATAAATACGAAATTTTTGCTAAAACAAAACTCTGTGTTATATCAAGTTCCCCAAGTATAAAAAAGTTTGAGGATATTTCAAAAAAGGGGGCAAGGCTTTGCATAGCTGATCCTGTGTCTCCCATTGGCATGTATACAAAGATGCTAATTGACAAGATAAAAAATGATAACAAGAGTCTTTACAGCGGTATAATAGCCAACATTATTTCGCAGGAGTTTGAGCTCACTGATGTAATTCAAAAAGTAAAGGTTGATGAAGCTGACGCTGGGATTGTTTATTTTCCTGATGCAAAGCTTACAAAGCTCAAGATAATAGACATTCCAGAAAAATATAATGTAGCTACAATACACTATGTTGCAGCTGTTGAGAAAGCTAAAAATCCAAAGTTTGCAAAAGATTTTATATCTTTTATTAAGAGCAAAACCATTGCAAAGCTCTTAAGAGAAAAGGGGTATGAATGA
- a CDS encoding NifB/NifX family molybdenum-iron cluster-binding protein produces the protein MKKKRVAIATSDGRLVNRHFGNSENFLIVDLFSDGSCELICVREFKDKEEDCSNEQRIEKRVVMLKDCDVIVANRVGLCALEKLSDKIVLERQGFIKDALKEIVEIFM, from the coding sequence ATGAAGAAAAAGAGAGTGGCAATTGCAACAAGTGATGGAAGACTTGTAAATAGGCATTTTGGAAATAGCGAAAATTTTCTAATAGTTGACCTTTTCAGCGATGGAAGCTGTGAACTTATATGTGTTAGAGAATTTAAAGACAAAGAAGAAGATTGTTCTAATGAACAGAGGATAGAAAAGAGAGTGGTTATGCTAAAAGACTGTGATGTAATTGTAGCAAATAGAGTCGGGCTTTGTGCCTTGGAAAAACTTTCAGACAAAATTGTCTTGGAAAGACAAGGATTTATAAAAGATGCCTTAAAAGAGATTGTAGAGATTTTTATGTAA
- a CDS encoding radical SAM protein, producing the protein MESRLLGHPCFNKDVIYKIGRIHLPVAKSCNIKCNYCDRNISCLNDHHPGACSKVLTPQEALLRYKDITSKDQTIKIVGISGPGDPLFNQETFETFELIRNYDEQAEFCISTNGLLLEDLVEVLLNYNVKYVTVTVNAVDSNIAQNIYEFAMYNELIYFGKEAAELIVHKQQYGIHRASEFGLVVKVNTVLIPGINSHHIEKIAARVKELGAKVMNIMPLMPYAKFSDIEKPSCSVLAQAREKCSKIIQLVTHCRQCRSDEAGLLV; encoded by the coding sequence ATGGAAAGCAGACTTTTGGGTCATCCGTGTTTCAACAAAGATGTTATATATAAAATTGGCAGAATACATCTTCCTGTTGCAAAGTCTTGCAATATAAAATGTAATTACTGTGACAGGAACATATCATGCCTAAACGATCACCACCCTGGCGCATGCTCAAAAGTATTAACTCCTCAAGAGGCGCTTTTAAGGTACAAGGATATCACAAGCAAAGACCAAACTATAAAGATAGTAGGAATTTCTGGACCGGGCGATCCTCTCTTTAATCAAGAAACGTTTGAAACTTTTGAGCTTATAAGAAATTATGACGAACAGGCAGAGTTTTGTATAAGCACAAATGGACTTTTATTAGAAGATTTGGTGGAAGTGCTTTTAAATTACAATGTCAAATATGTGACGGTCACAGTCAACGCAGTAGATAGCAATATTGCTCAGAACATTTATGAATTTGCCATGTACAATGAACTTATATATTTTGGCAAAGAGGCAGCAGAACTCATTGTCCATAAACAGCAATATGGTATCCACAGAGCATCCGAGTTTGGACTTGTGGTGAAGGTAAATACAGTTTTGATACCTGGAATAAATAGCCATCACATTGAGAAGATCGCTGCAAGAGTCAAAGAACTTGGTGCTAAGGTGATGAATATAATGCCGCTCATGCCCTATGCAAAATTTTCTGATATTGAAAAACCATCTTGTAGTGTTCTTGCTCAAGCAAGAGAAAAGTGTAGTAAAATAATTCAGCTTGTGACCCATTGCAGACAGTGCAGGTCGGATGAAGCTGGATTGCTTGTGTGA
- a CDS encoding nitrogenase component 1 has protein sequence MINFTSKQDEKWCIEMVIKAFLDQRQGHIKQSGIPQCSRPTIPGVMSQRACTYYGARWVLAPVRNSTHIVHAPVDCAYYGQNVRKKNYLILSTDMNEKDVIFGAHEKLERCIEEAAKIFPEHSLIFVYSTCTSSQIGEDIKWVVERVKEKVQKPVIPVEVPGFGGFSQSDGHHIAQRAIISYLSGYCRKESTKPFSVNIIGEYNVAGETLVIKKLLEKIGIKVICSYTGDCDADLMQESVTAALNLLVCKSSGLLLAQFMREKYSIPFVDVSFYGLSNTINSLKKISKFFGIEHKVEMVISEEYEKIKDRLEKYKKKIFSKKAVILLGGSRIGFMAGAFKEAGLEICVCGSQFGCNIDYEAARFELPSALFIDDFNCAEIEEILLRIKPDVFIGGTREWYLAHKFGIPFLVLPQETKPYACFEGFLNMCEDLSKEIHAPVWRLI, from the coding sequence ATGATAAACTTCACCAGTAAACAAGATGAAAAGTGGTGTATTGAAATGGTTATAAAAGCTTTTTTAGATCAAAGACAGGGACACATCAAACAAAGCGGAATACCTCAGTGTTCAAGACCAACAATTCCAGGTGTGATGTCCCAGCGCGCTTGTACCTATTATGGAGCGCGCTGGGTCCTTGCCCCTGTAAGAAATTCAACTCACATTGTGCACGCACCTGTTGACTGTGCATATTATGGTCAGAATGTAAGGAAAAAGAATTATTTAATACTTTCAACTGATATGAATGAAAAGGATGTTATCTTTGGTGCGCATGAAAAGCTTGAAAGGTGTATTGAAGAAGCAGCAAAAATCTTTCCTGAACACAGTTTGATATTTGTATATTCTACATGCACATCTTCTCAAATTGGAGAAGACATAAAGTGGGTTGTAGAAAGAGTAAAAGAAAAAGTACAAAAACCTGTTATCCCTGTTGAGGTTCCTGGGTTTGGAGGGTTTTCTCAATCAGACGGGCACCACATAGCGCAGAGGGCTATTATAAGCTATCTTTCAGGGTATTGCAGAAAAGAAAGTACAAAGCCATTTTCTGTAAACATAATTGGGGAGTACAATGTAGCAGGAGAGACGTTGGTTATAAAAAAACTGTTAGAAAAGATAGGAATAAAGGTTATATGTAGCTATACAGGTGATTGTGATGCAGACCTTATGCAAGAAAGCGTAACTGCTGCGCTTAACTTGCTTGTTTGTAAAAGCTCTGGACTTTTACTTGCTCAGTTTATGAGAGAAAAATACTCTATTCCTTTTGTAGATGTCTCATTCTATGGACTTAGCAATACTATAAATTCTCTTAAAAAAATTTCGAAATTTTTTGGTATTGAACATAAAGTTGAGATGGTCATTTCGGAAGAGTATGAAAAAATAAAAGATAGGCTTGAGAAGTATAAAAAGAAGATTTTTAGCAAAAAAGCGGTTATTCTTCTTGGAGGTTCAAGGATAGGCTTTATGGCTGGTGCATTTAAAGAAGCAGGACTTGAAATTTGTGTATGCGGCAGTCAGTTTGGATGCAATATTGATTATGAGGCTGCACGGTTTGAGCTTCCTTCTGCACTTTTTATTGATGATTTTAACTGTGCAGAAATAGAGGAAATTCTTTTGAGGATAAAGCCTGATGTATTTATTGGTGGAACAAGAGAATGGTATCTTGCACACAAGTTTGGAATACCCTTTTTGGTTCTTCCTCAGGAGACAAAACCCTATGCGTGTTTTGAAGGTTTTTTAAACATGTGTGAGGATTTATCCAAAGAAATACATGCACCTGTATGGAGGTTGATTTGA
- a CDS encoding nitrogenase component 1, with the protein MATKLENTLISKANRHVTINPPKMCQPIGAMYATLGIDKAVPLVQGSQGCCTYVRYQFNRHFKEPVNIAVTSFHEDAAVFGGRRNLIEGIRNLIFRYAPKVIGVVTTCSSETIGDDIEAFIKEAYKKVREELGDEVAQSVFVVPIHTPSYAGTHVKGYDTATISYIKYFAKSKEPNQKLYIIPGMINPGDIEEVKHLLNLMGIEYSVLFDISKTLNSPLMPPKPLYPEGGTPWQELEDCANGKAILALCPHAGGSGASYLESEFGVKSILGPFPVGVENTDKFVKNVALVCGIEIPEEVKVERGLLLDAMADTCQYTMLRRAAVFGDPDIVIAVTRFLCELGMDVKVVETATPSSTFADEIKKIFDEYNIEGEILVDSDLYEFEYLAKEAGVEVILGNSKAVEVAKSVKCPVVRIGFPVYDRVGYFRYGITGYKGSIWLLDLIVNTILDYSYPHDKLHQ; encoded by the coding sequence ATGGCAACAAAACTTGAGAATACGCTAATTTCGAAAGCAAACAGGCATGTTACCATAAATCCTCCAAAGATGTGTCAACCAATTGGTGCAATGTATGCAACGCTTGGTATTGACAAGGCAGTGCCACTTGTTCAAGGTTCTCAAGGATGCTGCACTTATGTTCGATACCAGTTCAATAGACACTTCAAAGAACCTGTGAACATTGCAGTGACATCTTTCCACGAAGATGCGGCTGTGTTTGGCGGAAGGAGAAATCTTATAGAAGGAATAAGAAATCTTATTTTTAGATATGCGCCAAAGGTGATAGGTGTTGTTACAACATGTTCAAGCGAAACCATAGGAGACGATATAGAAGCTTTTATAAAAGAGGCATATAAAAAGGTGAGAGAAGAACTGGGTGATGAGGTTGCACAAAGCGTGTTTGTTGTGCCAATTCATACACCAAGCTACGCAGGAACACATGTAAAAGGCTATGACACAGCAACAATTTCGTATATTAAGTACTTTGCAAAATCAAAAGAACCAAACCAAAAACTATATATTATTCCAGGAATGATTAATCCCGGTGACATCGAAGAGGTAAAACATCTTCTAAATTTAATGGGCATAGAATATTCAGTTTTATTTGATATTTCAAAAACTTTAAACTCACCACTGATGCCTCCAAAACCGCTCTATCCAGAAGGTGGCACACCATGGCAGGAACTTGAAGACTGTGCAAACGGAAAAGCCATCTTAGCTCTTTGTCCTCATGCAGGTGGGTCTGGTGCAAGTTATTTGGAAAGTGAGTTTGGTGTAAAAAGTATTCTTGGTCCGTTCCCGGTTGGAGTAGAAAATACAGATAAGTTTGTCAAAAATGTTGCTTTAGTCTGCGGAATCGAAATTCCAGAGGAAGTCAAAGTTGAAAGAGGTCTTCTTTTAGATGCTATGGCAGATACTTGCCAGTATACAATGCTGAGAAGGGCAGCTGTGTTTGGTGACCCTGACATTGTAATAGCTGTTACCAGGTTTTTGTGTGAACTTGGGATGGATGTAAAGGTGGTGGAGACAGCAACGCCTTCTTCTACCTTTGCCGATGAGATAAAGAAAATCTTTGATGAGTATAACATTGAAGGTGAAATTCTTGTAGACAGCGACCTTTATGAATTTGAATACTTAGCAAAAGAAGCAGGGGTTGAGGTCATACTTGGCAACTCAAAAGCAGTTGAAGTTGCAAAATCAGTAAAATGCCCTGTTGTGAGAATAGGCTTCCCTGTATACGACAGGGTTGGATATTTCAGATACGGAATAACAGGGTATAAAGGGAGTATCTGGCTTTTGGATTTGATTGTAAATACAATCTTGGATTATTCTTATCCGCATGATAAACTTCACCAGTAA
- a CDS encoding nitrogenase component I subunit alpha, with the protein MPFVTLDCDKCIEERGKHTYITDKNNPVVPLCNIRTIPGDMTERGCAFAGARGVVGGPVKDVIQIVHGPIGCAYYTWSSRRHLSDSEFHRKYCFSTDMQEKDIVFGGEKKLYNAIIEANQQFPEAKAVFIYATCPTALIGDDLEAVAKKASKAIGKPVIAFNSPGFCGVSQSKGHHIANHTIFEKIVGTKELEDPTPYDVNIIGEYNIDGDYWVLEKLFTKIGLRIITAFTGNASYDNLCKMHYAKLNIVHCQRSATYIARLMKEKYGTPFIRVTLFGITETINSLREIGKFFGIEKKVEEVIEEELESIMPRLEFYREKLRGKRAMIYVGAPRVWHWIPLMRDLGIEVVACATTFGHEDDYEKINARADDGVLVIDNPNELELEEVIEKYKPDIFLTGLKEKYLAHKIGVPSLNSHSYENGPYVAFEGLVNFARDLYKSLYAPVWKFIDRRWASQWQQNLRIR; encoded by the coding sequence ATGCCATTTGTGACTTTAGACTGTGACAAGTGCATAGAAGAAAGAGGAAAACACACATATATAACTGACAAAAATAATCCTGTTGTACCTTTGTGCAATATAAGAACCATTCCAGGTGACATGACAGAGCGTGGTTGTGCATTTGCAGGAGCAAGAGGTGTTGTTGGAGGACCTGTTAAAGATGTGATTCAGATAGTCCATGGGCCAATTGGCTGTGCATATTATACGTGGTCTTCACGAAGACACCTATCCGATAGTGAATTTCATAGAAAGTATTGCTTTTCAACTGACATGCAAGAAAAAGACATAGTTTTCGGTGGAGAAAAGAAACTTTACAATGCAATAATTGAAGCAAACCAGCAGTTTCCTGAAGCCAAAGCGGTATTTATATATGCAACATGTCCAACTGCCCTAATTGGTGATGATTTAGAAGCTGTTGCTAAAAAAGCTTCAAAAGCAATAGGAAAACCAGTCATTGCATTCAATTCACCGGGTTTTTGCGGTGTTTCTCAGTCTAAAGGTCATCATATCGCAAATCACACAATCTTTGAAAAGATTGTTGGGACAAAAGAACTTGAAGACCCAACACCGTATGACGTTAATATTATAGGCGAGTACAACATTGATGGAGATTATTGGGTGCTTGAGAAGCTATTCACAAAGATTGGCTTGAGGATTATAACAGCATTTACTGGAAACGCTTCTTATGATAATCTGTGCAAGATGCACTATGCAAAGCTCAACATTGTCCACTGCCAGAGGTCAGCAACATATATTGCAAGGCTTATGAAAGAAAAGTACGGCACGCCATTTATCAGGGTAACACTTTTTGGAATTACCGAAACAATTAATTCTCTTAGGGAAATAGGAAAGTTTTTTGGAATTGAGAAAAAGGTGGAAGAAGTGATTGAAGAAGAGCTCGAAAGTATTATGCCAAGGCTTGAGTTTTACAGAGAAAAGCTTCGTGGCAAGCGTGCAATGATTTACGTTGGAGCACCGAGAGTCTGGCACTGGATACCGCTAATGCGTGACCTTGGAATAGAAGTTGTTGCATGTGCTACAACATTTGGGCATGAGGATGACTACGAAAAGATAAACGCAAGAGCAGACGATGGAGTTTTGGTGATCGACAATCCTAACGAGCTTGAACTTGAAGAGGTTATAGAAAAGTACAAACCCGATATATTCCTCACAGGATTGAAAGAGAAATACCTTGCACACAAGATTGGTGTTCCATCTTTGAACTCACATTCTTACGAAAATGGGCCATATGTAGCTTTTGAAGGACTGGTCAATTTTGCAAGAGACCTTTACAAGTCGCTATATGCTCCAGTTTGGAAATTTATTGACAGGAGGTGGGCATCACAATGGCAACAAAACTTGAGAATACGCTAA
- a CDS encoding P-II family nitrogen regulator — protein sequence MKEIVAIIRMNKVGVTKDVLAAAGYPAATFQKVMGRGKQRGLVGEVKAVEVDKATEMVLSSTAMEFIPKRMVTIIVDDRDVERVVNIIIAVNRTGQIGDGKIFVLPVEDSIRIRTREKGYEALI from the coding sequence ATGAAAGAGATTGTAGCTATTATCCGAATGAACAAAGTGGGTGTGACAAAAGATGTGTTGGCTGCAGCGGGATATCCCGCTGCCACATTCCAAAAAGTCATGGGGCGTGGCAAACAGCGTGGGCTTGTGGGTGAGGTAAAGGCAGTGGAGGTTGACAAAGCTACAGAGATGGTTCTTTCATCCACCGCTATGGAGTTTATTCCCAAAAGAATGGTTACAATCATCGTAGATGACAGAGATGTTGAAAGAGTTGTCAATATTATTATTGCTGTAAATCGCACAGGTCAAATTGGCGATGGAAAGATATTTGTTCTTCCTGTTGAAGATAGCATAAGAATCAGGACAAGAGAAAAGGGCTATGAGGCCCTGATATAA
- a CDS encoding P-II family nitrogen regulator, with amino-acid sequence MKMIRAIIRPEMQEKVVRALDSNGFVSMTKIDVFGRGKQKGIKTGNIVYDELPKTMIMMVVEDSDCQKVVDIILQNAYTGNFGDGKIFISPVEEAYTIRTGEKGL; translated from the coding sequence ATGAAGATGATACGAGCAATAATTAGGCCAGAGATGCAAGAAAAGGTTGTGAGGGCACTTGACTCAAACGGTTTTGTTTCAATGACAAAGATTGATGTATTTGGGCGTGGAAAACAAAAAGGCATCAAAACAGGGAACATCGTCTATGACGAACTTCCAAAAACAATGATCATGATGGTGGTAGAAGATAGTGACTGCCAAAAAGTGGTTGATATAATCTTGCAAAATGCGTATACCGGCAATTTCGGTGACGGCAAGATATTTATAAGCCCTGTTGAAGAGGCTTATACCATCAGAACGGGAGAAAAAGGTCTGTAG
- the nifH gene encoding nitrogenase iron protein, whose protein sequence is MRQIAIYGKGGIGKSTTTQNTVAALATLGKKVMIVGCDPKADSTRLILGVKSQVTVMDTVREVGESNVKLDKVMFTGFGGVRCVESGGPEPGVGCAGRGVITAINLLEELGAFTDDLDFVFYDVLGDVVCGGFAMPIREGKANEIYIVASGEMMALYAANNICRGILKFAETSGVRLGGIICNSRRVENEKELLEAFCKKLGTQLIKFIPRDNIVQKAEINRKTVIEYDPESNQAKEYLDLAKRIIENDMFVIPKPMPMDELEKLIEEYGLAD, encoded by the coding sequence ATGAGACAGATTGCTATTTATGGAAAAGGCGGTATTGGAAAATCAACAACAACTCAAAACACAGTTGCAGCTCTGGCAACTCTTGGTAAAAAGGTAATGATTGTTGGATGTGACCCAAAGGCTGACTCAACACGCCTTATTTTAGGTGTCAAGTCTCAGGTGACGGTTATGGACACTGTGCGAGAGGTGGGTGAAAGCAATGTCAAGCTTGACAAAGTGATGTTCACAGGTTTTGGCGGTGTGAGGTGTGTGGAGTCTGGTGGACCAGAGCCGGGTGTTGGTTGTGCCGGGCGTGGTGTTATTACTGCCATCAATCTTTTAGAAGAGCTTGGTGCATTTACTGATGACCTTGACTTTGTGTTCTACGATGTTCTGGGCGACGTTGTGTGTGGTGGTTTTGCAATGCCAATCAGAGAAGGCAAGGCAAACGAGATATATATTGTTGCATCTGGTGAGATGATGGCACTTTATGCTGCGAACAATATCTGCAGAGGTATCTTGAAATTTGCTGAGACAAGTGGCGTTCGACTTGGCGGAATTATCTGCAACTCAAGAAGAGTGGAAAACGAAAAAGAACTTTTAGAGGCGTTTTGTAAAAAGCTTGGCACACAGCTTATAAAGTTCATTCCACGCGACAACATTGTCCAGAAAGCTGAGATTAACAGAAAAACTGTTATTGAATACGACCCAGAGAGTAATCAAGCAAAAGAATATTTGGACTTGGCAAAAAGGATAATTGAAAATGACATGTTCGTCATTCCAAAACCTATGCCAATGGATGAACTTGAAAAACTCATTGAAGAGTATGGACTGGCAGATTAG
- a CDS encoding P-II family nitrogen regulator: MKKIECIIRPEKLEEVKDALNQLGIKGMTVSQVMGCGLQKGRTEYYRGVEININLLPKVKIELIVKDSEVDRIVDTIVKVARSGKIGDGKIFIYNVENAVRIRTGEQGETAI, encoded by the coding sequence ATGAAAAAGATTGAGTGTATAATTAGACCTGAAAAGCTTGAAGAAGTGAAGGATGCTTTAAATCAACTTGGGATTAAAGGTATGACAGTGTCACAGGTTATGGGCTGTGGTCTTCAAAAAGGAAGAACTGAATACTACAGGGGTGTGGAGATTAATATAAATCTTTTGCCAAAGGTCAAGATAGAGCTTATTGTAAAGGACTCAGAAGTGGATAGAATTGTTGATACCATTGTTAAAGTAGCACGCTCTGGAAAGATAGGCGACGGCAAGATATTCATTTATAACGTAGAAAATGCAGTGAGAATAAGAACTGGCGAACAGGGCGAAACTGCAATTTAA
- a CDS encoding ammonium transporter: MNRLIKNYKAFLIPVGTIVTLLLFTSIAKADQVTPDKVATAVDNVWVLVTAFLVFFMQAGFAMVEAGFTRAKNASNIVMKNLMDFAIGSVIFWLFGFAFMFGKDTGGFIGTSGFFLNDSFKHLGLSIPLTSFLMFQTVFAATAATIVSGAMAERTKFIAYCIYSAVISFIIYPVVGHWAWGGGWLSKLGFIDFAGSTVVHSVGGWCALIGAALLGPRIGKYTKDGKVNAIPGHSITLAALGTFILWFGWFGFNPGSTLSGMNEKIGDIAVNTNLAAAMGANLAMIYTWLKYKKPDVSMTLNGALAGLVAITAGCASVNPWGAAIIGGLAGILVVMAVEFIDKKLKIDDPVGAISVHGVCGAFGTLMVGLFALDGGLFYGGGIKQFLVQLAGVASTFVWTTVTAFILFAIIKITVGLRVSEEEEIEGLDVAEHGATAYSDFVMKSQAVK; this comes from the coding sequence ATGAATAGACTCATTAAAAACTACAAGGCCTTTTTAATCCCGGTAGGAACAATTGTAACTTTGCTACTTTTTACATCAATAGCAAAAGCAGACCAGGTTACACCTGATAAAGTGGCAACTGCTGTTGATAATGTCTGGGTTCTTGTTACAGCATTTTTGGTGTTCTTTATGCAAGCAGGATTTGCAATGGTCGAAGCAGGCTTTACCAGAGCAAAAAATGCGAGCAATATTGTTATGAAAAACCTAATGGACTTTGCGATAGGCTCTGTAATATTCTGGCTCTTTGGATTTGCATTTATGTTTGGGAAAGACACAGGTGGGTTTATCGGTACGTCTGGATTTTTCCTGAATGATTCATTTAAACACTTGGGCCTATCTATTCCGCTTACATCATTTTTGATGTTTCAAACAGTGTTTGCTGCAACAGCTGCAACAATTGTCTCAGGTGCTATGGCTGAAAGAACAAAGTTTATTGCGTATTGCATTTACAGTGCTGTAATTTCGTTTATCATTTATCCTGTTGTAGGTCATTGGGCATGGGGTGGCGGTTGGCTGAGCAAACTTGGATTTATCGACTTTGCAGGTTCAACTGTTGTACATTCTGTTGGTGGCTGGTGTGCTCTAATTGGTGCAGCATTGCTTGGGCCAAGAATAGGTAAATACACAAAAGATGGTAAAGTAAATGCTATACCTGGTCATAGTATAACCTTAGCAGCACTTGGAACGTTTATATTATGGTTTGGTTGGTTTGGATTTAACCCAGGTTCAACCTTATCTGGTATGAATGAGAAGATTGGTGATATTGCTGTCAACACCAACCTGGCAGCTGCGATGGGTGCAAACTTAGCAATGATATACACATGGCTAAAGTATAAAAAACCAGACGTCAGTATGACACTAAACGGTGCTTTGGCTGGTCTTGTTGCGATTACAGCAGGTTGTGCATCTGTCAACCCATGGGGTGCGGCAATAATAGGTGGGCTTGCAGGTATACTGGTTGTAATGGCCGTTGAGTTTATAGACAAGAAACTCAAGATAGACGATCCAGTTGGTGCAATTTCTGTTCATGGCGTATGTGGAGCTTTTGGAACACTGATGGTTGGACTTTTTGCTCTAGATGGCGGACTTTTCTATGGTGGAGGAATAAAGCAGTTTTTGGTTCAGCTTGCTGGTGTTGCATCAACATTTGTATGGACCACTGTGACAGCATTTATACTCTTTGCAATCATCAAAATAACAGTTGGGCTCAGAGTTTCTGAAGAAGAAGAAATAGAAGGTCTTGACGTTGCAGAACACGGCGCAACAGCGTATAGTGACTTTGTAATGAAGTCTCAGGCAGTAAAGTAA